A stretch of Gasterosteus aculeatus chromosome 4, fGasAcu3.hap1.1, whole genome shotgun sequence DNA encodes these proteins:
- the rerg gene encoding ras-related and estrogen-regulated growth inhibitor, which translates to MAKSPEVKLAVFGRAGVGKSALVVRFLTRRFIWEYDPTLESTYRHQANIDDEVVTMEILDTAGQEDIQQKEGHVRWGDGFVIVYDITDRGSFEDVAPLRSLLEEVKRPKNVPLVLVGNKCDLDHVRQVGTEEGERLAAEMACAFYECSACANEGGAVAEAFHELCREVRRRKAVQGKARRRSSTTHVKQAINKMLTKISS; encoded by the exons ATGGCCAAAAGCCCAGAGGTGAAGCTGGCCGTCTTTGGCAGAGCAGGGGTGGGCAAGTCAG CTTTGGTGGTGAGATTTCTGACCAGACGCTTCATCTGGGAGTACGACCCGACACTCG AATCAACATATCGACATCAAGCCAACATCGACGATGAGGTCGTTACCATGGAGATTCTGGACACTGCTGGGCAG GAAGACATCCAGCAAAAGGAGGGCCACGTGCGTTGGGGAGACGGATTTGTCATCGTGTACGACATCACGGACCGCGGAAGCTTCGAGGATGTGGCGCCGCTACGAAGTCTCctagaggaggtgaagaggccGAAAAACGTGCCTCTGGTCCTCGTGGGCAACAAGTGCGACCTGGACCACGTCCGGCAGGTTGGCACGGAGGAAGGCGAGCGGCTGGCGGCTGAAATGGCGTGCGCCTTCTACGAATGTTCGGCGTGCGCCAACGAGGGCGGCGCCGTGGCCGAGGCCTTCCACGAGCTGTGCCGCGAAGTGAGGCGCCGCAAGGCCGTGCAGGGCAAGGCCAGACGCCGCAGCTCCACCACGCACGTCAAACAGGCCATAAACAAGATGCTGACCAAGATCAGCAGCTAG
- the LOC120817767 gene encoding kinesin-like protein KIF3A yields the protein MDKMMEMQKVEEERKALEAKLDMAEEERNKARAELEKREKDLLKVQQEHHLLLDKLEERRRRAEKLRRELEEKEQERLDIVEKSTSLQEEAQGKTKELEKVWTMLKAAKSEKSMEYTGNNIRKQTPAPDKKEKDVDLSHVYLTCTDREPVLVIDEARESQNF from the exons ATGGACAAGATGATGGAGATGCAGAAGGTTGAAGAGGAAAGAAAGGCTTTGGAGGCCAAGCTGGAcatggcggaggaggagaggaacaagGCCAGAGCAGAGctggagaagagggagaaggaccTACTTAAAGTCCA GCAGGAGCATCACCTTCTGCTGGATAAACTGGAAGAACGTCGCAGGAGAGCGGAGAAGCTGcggagggagctggaggagaaagag CAAGAGCGTCTGGACATTGTAGAGAAGTCCACtagtctgcaggaggaggctcaAGGAAAGACCAAGGAGCTGGAGAAagtgtggacaatgctgaaggCTGCCAAATCAGAA AAAAGCATGGAATACACTGGCAACAATATCAGAAAACAGACCCCTGCcccagacaaaaaagaaaaagat GTGGATCTGTCCCACGTCTATCTGACCTGCACAGACAGAGAGCCTGTGCTAGTCATCGATGAAGCTCGAGAGTCCCAGAACTTCTAA